A DNA window from Pseudomonas wuhanensis contains the following coding sequences:
- a CDS encoding gluconate:H+ symporter, with protein MTLSFGYWLLVYAAIAIIALIVLIARYRLNPFIVITLVSIGLALLAGMPPSGVVGAYEAGVGKTLGHIALVVALGTMLGKMMAESGGAEQVARTLIDRFGEKNAHWAMVCIAFLVGLPLFFEVGFVLLVPIAFTVARRVGVSILMVGLPMVAGLSVVHALVPPHPAAMLAVQVYQASVGQTLLYAILIGIPTAIIAGPLYAKFIVPRIQLPADNPLERQFLEREPRDSLPGFGITMTTILLPVVLMLIGGWANLISTPGSGFNQFLLFIGNSVIALLLATLLSFWTLGLAQGFNRESILKFTNECLAPTASITLLVGAGGGLNRILVDAGVTDQIVSLADEFQLSPLLMGWLFAALMRIATGSATVAMTTASGIVAPVAVGLGYPHPELLVLATGAGSVIFSHVNDGGFWLIKEYFNMTVTQTFKTWTVLETIISVVAFGLTVGLSYLL; from the coding sequence ATGACGCTTTCCTTCGGCTATTGGCTGCTGGTTTACGCCGCCATCGCCATCATTGCGCTGATCGTTCTGATCGCCCGTTACCGGCTTAATCCCTTCATCGTCATCACGCTGGTGTCCATCGGTTTGGCACTGCTGGCCGGGATGCCGCCGTCGGGTGTGGTGGGCGCGTATGAGGCCGGGGTTGGCAAGACGCTGGGGCACATTGCGCTGGTGGTGGCGCTGGGCACGATGCTCGGCAAGATGATGGCCGAGTCTGGCGGCGCCGAGCAGGTGGCGCGTACGTTGATCGACCGTTTCGGAGAGAAAAACGCGCATTGGGCGATGGTCTGTATCGCCTTTCTTGTAGGACTGCCGCTGTTCTTCGAGGTCGGTTTCGTCTTGCTGGTGCCCATCGCGTTCACCGTGGCGCGGCGGGTGGGCGTGTCGATTCTGATGGTCGGCTTGCCGATGGTCGCGGGGCTCTCGGTGGTCCATGCGCTGGTACCGCCGCACCCGGCAGCGATGCTGGCGGTGCAGGTCTATCAGGCATCGGTGGGGCAGACGTTGCTCTACGCGATTCTGATCGGCATTCCGACCGCGATCATCGCCGGTCCCCTGTATGCCAAATTCATCGTGCCACGCATTCAGTTGCCGGCGGATAACCCTTTGGAGCGCCAGTTCCTGGAGCGTGAACCGCGCGATAGCCTGCCGGGATTCGGCATCACCATGACGACCATTCTGTTGCCGGTGGTACTGATGTTGATCGGTGGTTGGGCCAATCTGATTTCCACCCCGGGCAGTGGTTTCAACCAGTTTTTATTGTTCATTGGCAACTCGGTCATCGCCTTGCTGCTGGCGACCTTGCTGAGCTTCTGGACCCTCGGCCTGGCCCAGGGCTTCAATCGTGAATCAATCCTCAAGTTCACCAATGAATGCCTGGCGCCGACCGCCAGTATCACCTTGCTGGTAGGCGCCGGCGGTGGTTTGAACCGGATTCTGGTGGACGCGGGTGTCACCGATCAGATCGTCAGCCTGGCCGATGAATTCCAGCTGTCGCCGCTATTGATGGGCTGGCTGTTCGCCGCATTGATGCGCATCGCCACCGGGTCCGCCACGGTAGCCATGACCACCGCTTCAGGGATTGTTGCGCCGGTGGCCGTTGGTCTGGGTTATCCCCACCCGGAGTTGTTGGTGCTGGCGACGGGGGCGGGGTCGGTTATCTTTTCCCATGTCAACGACGGCGGCTTCTGGTTGATCAAGGAATACTTCAACATGACCGTCACCCAGACCTTCAAGACCTGGACGGTGCTCGAGACCATCATCTCGGTGGTCGCCTTTGGTTTGACCGTAGGTCTTTCTTACCTGCTTTAG
- a CDS encoding N-acyl-D-amino-acid deacylase family protein, producing the protein MTYDTLIRNALIIDGSNTPGYPADVAILDGRIERIGDLHDARATEEIDAAGRVLAPGFIDVHTHDDTVVIRQPQMLPKLSQGVTTVIVGNCGISASPVSLRGEPPDPMNLLGTAAAFVYPRFSDYRAAVEAANTTLNVAALVGHTALRSNHLDDLFRTATADEISAMRGQLRDSLEAGALGLSTGLAYANAFCASTEEVMQLTEELNAFGAVYTTHLRSEFEPVLEAMDEAFQIGRHAKTPVIISHLKCAGAGNWGRSPQLLASLEHAAKNHPVACDCYPYAASSSTLDLKQVTDAHRITITWSTPHPQMGGRDLIDIAAEWDVPLLEAARRLQPAGAVYYGMDEADVRRILAHPLSMVGSDGLPEDPFPHPRLWGAFPRVLGHFSRDVGLFPLHTAVHKMTGLSAARFGLKDRGEIREGYWADLVLFDPATIRDVADFNDPQRAAEGIDGVWINGVLSYSEGQANGRREGRFLAREGDLREGFR; encoded by the coding sequence ATGACGTACGACACACTGATCCGCAACGCGCTGATTATTGATGGCAGCAACACCCCCGGTTACCCCGCTGATGTGGCGATTCTGGACGGTCGAATCGAGCGTATCGGCGACTTGCACGACGCTCGTGCCACCGAAGAAATCGACGCGGCCGGGAGGGTGTTGGCCCCGGGTTTCATCGACGTGCATACCCACGACGACACGGTGGTGATCCGCCAGCCGCAGATGCTGCCCAAGCTCAGCCAGGGCGTGACCACGGTGATCGTCGGCAACTGCGGGATCAGCGCATCGCCAGTGAGTTTGCGTGGCGAGCCGCCGGACCCGATGAACCTCCTCGGCACGGCGGCTGCGTTCGTCTATCCGCGCTTCAGCGACTATCGCGCCGCCGTCGAAGCGGCGAATACCACGCTCAATGTGGCCGCATTGGTGGGCCACACCGCGCTGCGCAGCAATCACTTGGACGACCTGTTTCGCACGGCCACCGCCGATGAAATCAGCGCGATGCGCGGGCAACTGCGCGACAGTCTTGAGGCCGGTGCCTTGGGGTTATCCACAGGCCTGGCGTATGCCAACGCTTTCTGCGCCTCCACCGAAGAAGTAATGCAATTAACCGAAGAGCTGAACGCATTCGGAGCGGTTTACACCACCCATTTGCGCAGTGAATTCGAACCGGTGCTGGAGGCCATGGACGAGGCGTTCCAGATCGGTCGCCACGCGAAAACGCCAGTGATCATTTCCCACCTCAAATGTGCAGGCGCCGGTAACTGGGGGCGTAGTCCGCAACTGCTGGCCTCCCTCGAACACGCCGCAAAAAACCACCCGGTGGCCTGCGATTGTTATCCCTATGCGGCGAGCTCTTCGACGCTGGACCTCAAGCAAGTCACCGACGCCCATCGCATCACCATCACCTGGTCCACGCCGCATCCGCAAATGGGTGGCCGGGATTTGATCGACATCGCCGCCGAGTGGGACGTGCCGTTACTCGAGGCCGCTCGCCGATTGCAACCGGCCGGAGCGGTGTATTACGGCATGGACGAGGCCGATGTACGAAGAATCCTCGCGCACCCGCTGTCGATGGTCGGCTCCGACGGCTTGCCGGAAGACCCGTTTCCTCATCCACGGTTGTGGGGTGCTTTCCCGCGGGTGCTCGGACATTTCAGTCGCGACGTGGGACTGTTTCCGCTGCACACCGCCGTACACAAAATGACCGGGCTATCGGCGGCGCGATTCGGTTTGAAGGACCGCGGCGAGATTCGCGAAGGGTATTGGGCGGATCTGGTGCTGTTCGATCCTGCGACGATTCGCGATGTGGCGGACTTCAACGATCCGCAACGGGCGGCGGAAGGGATTGATGGGGTGTGGATAAATGGTGTTTTGAGTTACAGCGAAGGTCAGGCGAACGGGAGAAGAGAGGGACGGTTTCTGGCGCGGGAAGGGGATTTGCGTGAAGGGTTTCGGTGA
- a CDS encoding glyoxalase superfamily protein → MSFGKTTPILRIFDETKALEFYVDFLGFKVDWQHRFETNFPLYLQISRGECVLHLSEHHGDSTPGSALRIETDELETFQQQLLAKEYQFARPQIQAMPWGSQDMTISDPFGNRLVFTNAISV, encoded by the coding sequence ATGAGCTTCGGCAAAACCACCCCGATCCTGCGGATTTTCGATGAGACCAAGGCATTGGAGTTCTACGTCGACTTTCTGGGGTTCAAGGTCGACTGGCAGCATCGTTTCGAAACAAACTTCCCGCTGTACCTGCAGATATCCCGTGGCGAATGCGTGCTGCATCTGTCCGAACACCACGGCGACAGCACACCGGGCTCGGCATTGCGGATTGAGACCGATGAACTGGAGACTTTTCAGCAGCAATTGCTGGCCAAGGAGTACCAGTTCGCCCGCCCGCAAATTCAGGCCATGCCGTGGGGCAGCCAGGATATGACCATCAGTGATCCGTTCGGGAATCGGTTGGTGTTTACCAATGCGATTAGTGTCTGA
- a CDS encoding MurR/RpiR family transcriptional regulator produces the protein MDILYQIRARQDSFSAGEGRIARLMLDDVGFAASASLDELAQRAEVSTATLSRFARTVGCRDLRDLRLQLAQASGVGSRFLDPAGTPEQSAFYGQIVGDIESTLRQHLSAFDESRFAEAVKLLGKARMIHAFGMGGCSTLCSDELQVRLVRLGYPIAVCHDPVMMRVTAASLGAEHAVIACSLTGITPELLEAVDLARSYGARILAITRADSPLAQLADVLLPLQSAETSFIYKPTAARYGMLLAIDVLATELALASPEDNQERLRRIKLALDDYRGGDDHLPLGD, from the coding sequence ATGGACATCCTCTACCAGATCCGCGCCCGTCAGGATTCCTTCAGCGCCGGCGAAGGACGCATCGCTCGGCTGATGCTCGACGACGTAGGATTTGCCGCCTCCGCCAGCCTCGACGAACTGGCGCAGCGGGCGGAAGTCAGCACCGCCACGTTGTCGCGTTTTGCGCGCACGGTCGGTTGCCGCGACCTGCGGGATTTGCGCCTGCAACTGGCCCAGGCCAGCGGTGTCGGCAGTCGCTTTCTCGACCCGGCGGGAACGCCTGAACAGTCGGCGTTTTACGGGCAGATCGTCGGCGATATTGAGTCGACCTTGCGTCAGCATTTGTCGGCGTTCGATGAATCGCGCTTCGCCGAGGCGGTGAAACTGTTGGGCAAGGCGCGGATGATTCACGCCTTCGGCATGGGCGGCTGTTCGACCTTGTGCAGTGATGAACTGCAAGTGCGGCTGGTGCGCCTCGGCTACCCGATCGCGGTGTGTCACGACCCGGTGATGATGCGCGTCACCGCTGCCAGCCTCGGTGCCGAACACGCGGTCATCGCCTGCTCGCTGACCGGCATCACGCCCGAGCTGCTCGAAGCAGTGGACCTGGCTCGCAGCTATGGCGCGCGAATTCTCGCGATCACCCGGGCTGACTCGCCGCTGGCGCAACTGGCCGATGTGCTGTTGCCGCTGCAAAGCGCCGAGACGTCCTTCATCTACAAACCCACGGCGGCGCGCTACGGCATGCTGCTGGCCATCGACGTGCTCGCTACCGAGCTGGCGCTGGCCAGTCCTGAAGACAATCAAGAACGTCTGCGGCGGATCAAACTGGCCCTGGACGACTACCGCGGCGGCGACGATCACTTGCCCCTGGGAGACTGA